In Epinephelus lanceolatus isolate andai-2023 chromosome 13, ASM4190304v1, whole genome shotgun sequence, the following are encoded in one genomic region:
- the cpsf2 gene encoding cleavage and polyadenylation specificity factor subunit 2, translating to MTSIIKLTAVSGVQEESALCYLLQVDEFRFLLDCGWDENFSMDIIDAMKRYVHQVDAVLLSHPDPIHLGALPYAVGKLGLNCTIYATIPVYKMGQMFMYDLYQSRNNSEDFTLFTLDDVDSAFDKIQQLKYSQIVNLKGKGHGLSITPLPAGHMIGGTIWKIVKDGEEEIVYAVDFNHKREIHLNGCTLESISRPNLLITDSFNATYVQPRRKQRDELLLTNVMETLRGDGNVLIAVDTAGRVLELAQLLDQIWRTKDAGLGVYPLALLNNVSYNVVEFSKSQVEWMSDKLMRCFEDKRNNPFQFRHLTLCHSLADLARVPSPKVVLCSQPDLESGFSRELFIQWCQDAKNSVILTYRTTPGTLARYLIDNPGETMLDLEVRKRVKLEGKELEEYLEKEKVKKEAAKKLEQAKEVDVDSSDESDMDDDLDQPAAVKTKHHDLMMKSEGSRKGSFFKQAKKSYPMFPTHEERIKWDEYGEIIRLEEFLVPELQATEEEKNKLESGLTNGDEPMDQDLSVVPTKCISSIENLEIRARVTYIDYEGRSDGDSIKKIINQMKPRQLVIVHGPPEASLDLAESCKAFSKDIKVYTPKLQETVDATSETHIYQVRLKDSLVSSLQFCKAKDTELAWIDGVLDMRVVKVDTGVMLEEGVKDEPEEGAEMAMEVATDLAIDQNATAVAAQRAMKNLFGEDEKEVSEESDVIPTLEPLPPHEIPGHQSVFINEPRLSDFKQVLLREGIQAEFVGGVLVCNNMVAVRRTEAGRIGLEGCLCDDYYKIRELLYQQYAVV from the exons ATGACGTCCATTATCAAGCTGACAGCCGTGTCAGGGGTTCAGGAGGAGTCTGCCCTCTGTTACCTGCTGCAGGTGGATGAATTCCGCTTCCTCCTGGACTGTGGCTGGGATGAGAACTTCTCAATGGACATCATTGACGCAATGAAACG GTATGTTCATCAGGTCGATGCCGTGCTCCTCTCCCACCCTGACCCCATACACCTGGGAGCTCTGCCATATGCTGTGGGGAAACTGGGTCTGAACTGCACTATCTATGCTACGATCCCTGTCTACAAGATGGGGCAGATGTTCATGTATGATCTATACCAA TCACGAAACAACAGTGAAGATTTCACACTGTTCACCCTCGACGATGTGGACAGCGCTTTTGATAAAATCCAGCAGTTAAAATACTCTCAGATTGTCAATCTGAAAG GGAAAGGACACGGTCTTTCCATCACTCCTCTCCCAGCTGGTCACATGATTGGAGGTACTATTTGGAAAATTGTGAAAGACGGAGAGGAGGAGATTGTTTACGCTGTGGACTTCAACCACAAGAGAGAGAT ACACCTTAACGGCTGCACCTTGGAGAGCATTAGTCGTCCTAATTTACTTATCACAGACTCCTTTAATGCTACATATGTACAGCCACGTCGCAAACAGAGAGATGAGCTGCTTCTCA CAAATGTAATGGAGACCCTTCGCGGTGACGGTAATGTCCTCATTGCCGTGGATACAGCTGGGCGTGTGTTGGAGCTGGCTCAGCTCCTGGACCAGATCTGGAGGACAAAGGACGCTGGGCTTGGAGTCTACCCACTAGCTCTGCTGAACAATGTCAGCTATAATGTGGTGGAGTTCTCAAAGTCCCAG GTGGAGTGGATGAGTGACAAGCTCATGAGGTGTTTTGAGGACAAGAGAAACAACCCCTTCCAGTTCCGTCACTTGACCCTGTGCCACAGTCTGGCAGACCTGGCCCGGGTTCCCAGCCCCAAGGTGGTGCTTTGCAGCCAGCCAGACCTCGAGTCTGGATTTTCCAGAGAACTCTTCATCCAGTGGTGCCAAGACGCCAAAAACTCCGTCATCCTGACCTACCGCACTACTCCTGGAACCCTGGCCCGCTACCTCATCGACAACCCTGGAGAGACGATGCTGGATCTGGAG GTGAGGAAAAGAGTGAAGCTGGAAGGCAAGGAGCTGGAAGAATACCTTGAAAAGGAGAAAGTAAAGAAAGAAGCAGCTAAAAAGCTTGAACAAGCAAAAGA GGTGGATGTAGACTCGAGTGACGAGAGTGATATGGATGACGATCTGGATCAGCCAGCTGCAGTGAAGACCAAACACCACGACCTGATGATGAAGAGCGAGGGGAGCCGTAAAGGCAGCTTCTTCAAACAGGCCAAAAAGTCTTATCCAATGTTCCCCACACATGAAGAGAGAATCAAATGGGACGAGTATGGAGAAATCATCAG GCTAGAGGAATTTCTGGTTCCTGAACTACAAgctacagaggaggagaaaaacaaactggaATCTGGGTTAACCAACGGGGACGAGCCCATGGACCAGGATCTCTCTGTTGTTCCCACCAAATGCATCTCCAGTATTGAGAATCTTGAAATTAG AGCGAGGGTAACCTACATCGACTACGAAGGTCGCTCTGATGGCGACTCCATCAAGAAGATTATTAATCAGATGAAGCCTAGACAGCTGGTGATCGTTCACGGGCCGCCGGAAGCCAGTCTCGACCTGGCTGAGTCCTGCAAGGCTTTCAGCAAGGACATCAAAGTCTACACGCCCAAGCTACAGGAGACTGTGGACGCCACCAGTGAAACACACATCTACCAG GTGCGGTTGAAAGACTCCTTGGTGAGCTCCCTGCAGTTCTGCAAGGCCAAAGACACGGAGCTCGCCTGGATCGACGGCGTGCTGGACATGCGTGTGGTGAAGGTGGACACAGGCGTGATGCTGGAGGAGGGCGTCAAAGACGAGCCCGAGGAGGGCGCCGAGATGGCCATGGAGGTCGCCACCGATCTCGCCATCGACCAAAATGCCACGGCGGTGGCAGCACAGCGCGCCATGAAGAACCTGTTTGGGGAAGACGAGAAGGAGGTGTCTGAGGAGAGCGATGTCATTCCCACACTGGAGCCACTGCCTCCACACGAG
- the ndufb1 gene encoding NADH dehydrogenase [ubiquinone] 1 beta subcomplex subunit 1 codes for MVNFVALAREHWVNILVPMGFVFGWYLDRQQDQKLTAFRNKSALFSRELKPGEEVTWK; via the exons ATGGTCAACTTTGTAGCACTTGCCCGGGAGCATTGGGTGAACATCTTGGTGCCGATGGGCTTTGTGTTTGGATGGTACCTTGACAGACAGCAGGACCAGAAGCTGACGGCTTTCAGGAACAAAAGTGCTTTGTTCAGCAG GGAGCTGAAGCCTGGTGAGGAGGTGACCTGGAAGTAG
- the riox1 gene encoding ribosomal oxygenase 1: MERKHMSAFALYQTLTTDVPAPVTKSPLQVADKKKRKKENGANKVNTGKAQFKPDRKKMRKKLMKAAQREESPKGLTQEEECVNGDGEALDALLSDLTKVNNSRERASKLFQWLINPIPAKTFFKDVWEKKPILVQRKNPDYYKGLFSTAEFDRILRQEDVQFGVNLDVTSYTDGKRETHNPPGRALPYTVWDFYRSGCSLRMLNPQAFSSTVWSVLSILQEQFGSMAGANVYLTPPGTQGFAPHYDDIEAFVVQLEGKKHWRVYNPRTEDEVLAVFSSENFDQAVIGKPILEVVLEAGDLLYFPRGFIHQGDCLPDAHSLHITISSYQKNSWGDLLHKVVPAALEIAMEEDVVFRQGLPLDYLTYMGVQNSDKDDPRRTKFFTRIETLMKKLTTYAPVDAAVDQKARDFFHDCLPPMLTPEELASSVQGVSTRWEGGQLIDGGAQITTQTRVRLLRAGCARLCSDGEAVHLYYTTDNSRVYHKEEPKSFEIKAEHTDAMEFLIHSYPKFVTVGSFPCDSAEDRIALAELLFERGIIHTAEPL, translated from the exons ATGGAGCGAAAACACATGTCAGCTTTTGCTTTGTATCAAACCTTGACAACAGACGTGCCTGCTCCCGTCACCAAGTCTCCTCTGCAG GTAGCGGataagaagaagaggaaaaaggagAATGGCGCCAACAAGGTGAACACAGGTAAAGCTCAGTTCAAGCCTGACAGGAAGAAGATGCGAAAGAAGCTCATGAAGGCTGCACAAAGAGAGGAGAGCCCAAAGGGATTAACACAG GAAGAGGAGTGTGTGAATGGAGATGGGGAGGCTCTGGATGCTTTGCTGTCTGACCTCACTAAAGTCAACAACAGCAGGGAGAGAGCCAGCAAGCTGTTCCAGTGGCTCATCAACCCCATCCCTGCCAAGACCTTCTTCAA GGACGTGTGGGAGAAGAAGCCCATTTTGGTTCAACGTAAAAATCCAGATTACTACAAGGGACTGTTCTCCACGGCAGAGTTTGATCGCATATTAAGACAG GAGGATGTTCAGTTTGGAGTCAACCTGGACGTCACCAGCTACACTGATGGCAAGAGGGAGACGCACAATCCTCCAGGGCGAGCTCTGCCGTACACTGTGTGGGACTTCTATAGG AGTGGCTGCTCCCTGCGCATGCTGAATCCCCAGGCGTTCTCCTCCACAGTGTGGAGCGTGCTGTCCATCCTCCAAGAGCAGTTTGGCAGCATGGCAGGAGCCAACGT ATACCTGACGCCACCTGGAACACAAGGCTTTGCTCCACATTATGACGACATTGAGGCGTTTGTGGTTCAGCTGGAGGGGAAGAAGCACTGGCGGGTGTACAACCCGAG GACAGAAGATGAGGTCTTGGCTGTATTTTCAAGTG AAAACTTTGATCAGGCAGTCATCGGAAAGCCCATCCTGGAAGTGGTGCTGGAGGCCGGGGATCTCCTCTACTTCCCCCGAGGATTCATCCACCAGGGCGACTGCCTTCCAGATGCTCACTCGCTCCACATCACCATCTCCTCTTACCAGAAGAACAGCTGGGGGGATCTGCTGCACAAG GTGGTTCCAGCAGCATTGGAAATAGCAATGGAGGAGGATGTGGTGTTCAGACAGGGCTTACCTCTGGATTACCTGACATATATGGGAGTGCAGAACTCTGACAAG gacgATCCACGCAGGACAAAATTCTTCACACGTATCGAGACTCTGATGAAGAAGCTAACAACTTACGCCCCGGTCGATGCTGCCGTGGATCAGAAAGCCAGAGACTTCTTCCATGACTGCCTTCCTCCCATGCTCACACCAG AGGAATTGGCCAGCAGTGTGCAAGGAGTTTCAACCAGGTGGGAGGGCGGGCAGCTTATAGACGGAGGTGCACAAATCACCACTCAGACCCGAGTTAGACTCCTGCGTGCCGGATGTGCCAG GTTATGCAGTGATGGAGAAGCTGTTCATCTTTACTACACGACAGACAACTCCAGAGTGTACCACAAAGAGGAGCCCAAGAGTTTTGAAATAAAAGCAGAG CACACAGATGCCATGGAGTTTCTGATCCATTCATATCCCAAATTTGTGACAGTAGGAAGTTTCCCATGTGATTCTGCGGAGGACAGG atCGCTTTAGCTGAGCTGCTTTTTGAGAGGGGGATTATCCACACTGCAGAACCTCTGTAG